One window from the genome of Epinephelus fuscoguttatus linkage group LG3, E.fuscoguttatus.final_Chr_v1 encodes:
- the tmem178a gene encoding transmembrane protein 178A translates to MPSNGNSGGKRTNGSTGTGTGTCSGSVSVHVPAMERARPVTVTVSAVSLALSVLSLLLLVTAISTDHWYETDTRRHKDNCDRHGSDSNDQKNREMPIYHLPLVDTGSGGARHRDVALMKPVHVGSKEEELLENWRAILGLGILETECGRPLFSVHSGLWRKCYFKGLDPDIDKLIDRGIADRCKAVKYHFSQPIRLRNIPLNLTRTIQQDEWHLLHLRRITAGFLGMAAAVLLCGSIVASVGFFWEESLTQHVSGLLFLMAGIFCTISLCTYAASVTYDLSRNPPFIYGLPADVDHGYGWSICCAWASLGLTVASGCLGTTFPFLSRAGALHSKTARESSV, encoded by the exons ATGCCCAGTAACGGAAACAGCGGCGGGAAGAGAACGAACGGCAGCACCGGCACCGGCACCGGCACCTGCTCCGGGAGCGTCTCGGTCCATGTCCCGGCCATGGAGAGAGCCCGGCCGGTGACGGTGACGGTGTCCGCGGTGAGCCTCGCGCTTAGCGTGctgtccctgctgctgctggtcacCGCCATCTCCACCGACCACTGGTACGAGACCGACACCCGCAGACACAAGGACAACTGCGACCGTCACGGATCCGACTCCAACGACCAGAAGAACCGGGAGATGCCCATCTACCACctcccgctggtggacaccggCAGCGGCGGGGCTCGGCACCGGGACGTGGCGCTGATGAAGCCCGTGCATGTGGGCAGCAAAGAAGAGGAGCTGTTGGAGAACTGGCGGGCCATCCTGGGGCTGGGCATCCTGGAGACCGAGTGCGGCAGGCCGCTGTTCTCCGTGCACTCTGGCCTGTGGAGGAAGTGCTACTTCAAAGGCCTGGACCCGGATATCGATAAGCTCATCGACCGGG GTATCGCAGATCGCTGCAAAGCTGTCAAGTATCActtctctcagccaatcagactGAGGAACATCCCTCTGAACCTGACCAGAACCATCCAACAGGACGAGTGGCACCTGCTGc ACCTGCGGCGCATCACGGCAGGCTTCCTGGGCATGGCGGCAGCGGTCTTGCTCTGTGGGAGCATCGTGGCGTCAGTGGGGTTCTTCTGGGAGGAGAGTCTGACGCAGCATGTCTCTGGTCTGCTGTTCCTCATGGCAG GGATCTTCTGCACCATCTCTCTGTGTACATACGCCGCCAGCGTGACCTACGACCTCTCCAGAAACCCCCCCTTCATCTACGGTCTGCCGGCAGACGTGGATCATGGTTACGGCTGGTCCATCTGCTGCGCCTGGGCCAGTCTGGGTCTCACAGTGGCCTCTGGCTGCCTCGGCACCACCTTCCCCTTCCTGAGCCGCGCCGGAGCTCTGCACTCCAAAACCGCCCGCGAGTCCTCCGTCTGA